One window of the Natronomonas marina genome contains the following:
- a CDS encoding DUF7504 family protein: MDEVPYEFDRLPLSGIRPGTTVLLTGPRHEGARELGLQLLAGPTGEGAIVITTNQRAERIADDCERIGIQVSDDDTAILDCVGDEDAEVPARVLPVAGPSDLTGIGMRFSDVYVDFRGDDIERVRTGLFSLSTLLSFGDLQTVSRFVHTLVGRIDSVDGLGVFLIDPASHDEQTVRTLSQFCNGRIEVRETDGDPELRSRGLPEQPDGWLPFTPTPR, translated from the coding sequence ATGGATGAGGTCCCCTACGAGTTCGACCGCCTCCCGCTGTCCGGCATCAGGCCGGGAACGACCGTCCTGCTGACCGGCCCGCGACACGAGGGCGCCCGCGAACTCGGCCTGCAACTCCTCGCGGGACCCACCGGCGAGGGCGCAATCGTCATCACGACGAACCAGCGCGCCGAGCGCATCGCCGACGACTGCGAGCGCATCGGCATCCAGGTCAGCGACGACGACACCGCCATCCTCGACTGCGTCGGCGACGAGGACGCCGAGGTGCCGGCCCGGGTCCTCCCCGTCGCCGGTCCCTCGGATCTGACCGGCATCGGGATGCGCTTCTCGGACGTCTACGTCGACTTCAGGGGCGACGACATAGAGCGGGTCCGGACCGGGCTGTTCTCGCTGTCGACGCTGCTTTCCTTCGGCGACCTCCAGACCGTCTCGCGGTTCGTCCACACGCTCGTGGGTCGCATCGACAGCGTCGACGGCCTCGGCGTGTTCCTCATCGACCCCGCGAGTCACGACGAACAGACCGTCCGGACGCTCTCGCAGTTCTGTAACGGCCGCATCGAGGTCCGCGAGACCGACGGCGATCCCGAACTCCGGAGCCGGGGCCTCCCCGAACAGCCGGACGGGTGGCTCCCGTTCACGCCGACTCCCCGGTAG
- a CDS encoding GAF domain-containing protein — MILCIDSDTNELGRTRDALEAGGFRTRGADSLEAARTELDEESVDCLVTEYDLPDGSGLELLRESRRTAPDTACVLYTDRSLEEIDTAAFGDVIAEYVPKGDPDAVDRLVDIVEHSLAFRSQTAYPLPENEDARLAALERYAEDPASLSASLGRLTELAAEQFNVDAAAVGLIASHEERFISCHGTSLDSLEREETICTYAILDEDVTVVEDTAEDPRFSDNEEVRAAGIRFYAGAPMTTTDGHRVGVFCLHHSEARSLAERDRELLSLYADEAMEQLELRHRLRDTEGGQTDG, encoded by the coding sequence GTGATACTCTGTATAGATTCCGACACGAACGAACTGGGCCGGACAAGGGACGCTCTCGAGGCGGGGGGCTTCCGGACTCGCGGCGCCGACTCCCTGGAGGCGGCCCGGACGGAACTCGACGAGGAGTCGGTCGACTGCCTGGTCACCGAGTACGACCTCCCGGACGGGAGCGGTCTCGAATTGCTGCGGGAGAGCCGACGGACCGCGCCGGACACGGCGTGCGTCCTCTACACCGACCGGTCGCTCGAGGAGATAGACACGGCGGCGTTCGGCGATGTCATCGCGGAGTACGTCCCGAAAGGCGACCCGGACGCCGTCGACCGACTCGTCGACATCGTCGAACACAGTCTGGCCTTCAGGAGTCAGACGGCCTACCCGCTGCCCGAAAACGAGGACGCGCGGCTGGCGGCGCTGGAACGGTACGCCGAGGACCCGGCGTCGCTGTCGGCGTCGCTCGGTCGGCTGACGGAACTCGCCGCCGAACAGTTCAACGTCGACGCGGCCGCCGTCGGCCTGATAGCGAGTCACGAGGAGCGGTTCATCTCGTGTCACGGCACGTCGCTCGACAGCCTCGAACGCGAGGAGACCATCTGCACGTACGCGATTCTCGACGAGGACGTGACCGTCGTCGAGGACACCGCCGAGGACCCCCGATTCAGCGACAACGAGGAAGTCCGGGCGGCCGGCATCCGCTTTTACGCCGGTGCCCCGATGACGACGACGGACGGCCACCGGGTCGGCGTGTTCTGCCTGCACCACTCCGAGGCGCGTTCGCTGGCCGAGCGGGACCGGGAGCTACTGTCGCTGTACGCCGACGAGGCGATGGAGCAACTGGAGTTGCGGCACCGCCTCCGGGACACCGAGGGGGGACAGACCGATGGATGA
- a CDS encoding winged helix-turn-helix transcriptional regulator codes for MDVRPVVAVLVVCLAFALVVPVQAGGAAATSEQAMQASGAGGGSGGAASLDTLRLAASSGNLGRADTEGVLDQPTRAAVYEAIETAPGRSLSAIAAAVGVTKSTVEYHVDVLREAGLVAGTVVAGTRRFAPAGTDAELAGTLRADATAAMLEAVAAEEPASVTAVAEATDRAASTVSHHLSRLAERGLVERKRAGEAVLTSLAPATRRALADDPAPADD; via the coding sequence ATGGACGTTCGGCCGGTCGTCGCGGTGCTGGTGGTGTGTCTGGCTTTTGCGCTCGTCGTGCCGGTCCAGGCCGGCGGCGCCGCAGCGACGTCCGAGCAGGCGATGCAGGCCAGCGGCGCGGGCGGCGGTTCGGGCGGCGCCGCCTCGCTGGACACGCTCCGGCTGGCGGCGTCCTCGGGGAACCTCGGTCGTGCCGACACCGAGGGCGTCCTCGACCAGCCGACGCGTGCGGCGGTCTACGAGGCCATCGAGACGGCGCCGGGACGGAGCCTCTCGGCCATCGCCGCGGCGGTCGGCGTCACCAAGTCGACGGTCGAGTACCACGTCGACGTGCTCCGGGAGGCGGGGCTGGTGGCGGGGACGGTCGTCGCCGGGACGCGCCGGTTCGCGCCGGCGGGGACCGACGCCGAACTGGCCGGGACGTTGCGGGCGGACGCGACGGCGGCGATGCTGGAGGCAGTCGCGGCGGAGGAACCCGCCTCGGTGACGGCCGTGGCGGAGGCGACCGACCGGGCGGCATCGACGGTCTCACACCACCTCTCGCGGCTGGCGGAGCGCGGCCTCGTCGAGCGGAAGCGGGCCGGCGAAGCCGTCCTGACCTCGCTCGCGCCGGCGACACGGCGGGCGCTGGCCGACGACCCGGCGCCGGCCGACGACTGA
- a CDS encoding MBL fold metallo-hydrolase: MVQTISATRLRDWLDEDREFALLDTRPEESYEAWHIEGAIQYTYKPAFEFDAAAFRDATGLEPDDDIVTICAKGVSSFDIAKRLEDAGYENVTVVEDGMEGWSRVYDVVDVPTSGDLEIVQFQRRAKGCLGYLIGDPAAEVAAVVDPTRHVETFAAEASDRGYSIEFVLDTHVHADHLSGGRELAEYVGATYYLGADAADRGVSYDYRPLARNEIVSVGEIDLKAVPTPGHTSEMVSYLVDGEAVLTGDTLFVDSVGRTELQFGDGDAASGAEMLYDSLHRTLLSLPDDVTVLPGHFSLAADGTTSVTLGEPVATTVGSARTGLDLLTVDRETFVERLTGSLPAKPANYETIIAINAGREAPDDEESAVELELGPNNCAATGD; the protein is encoded by the coding sequence ATGGTCCAGACGATATCCGCGACCCGACTCCGGGACTGGCTCGACGAGGACCGGGAGTTCGCGCTACTCGACACCCGGCCCGAGGAGAGCTACGAGGCCTGGCACATCGAGGGCGCCATCCAGTACACCTACAAGCCGGCCTTCGAGTTCGACGCCGCGGCGTTCCGCGACGCGACCGGTCTCGAACCGGACGACGACATCGTCACCATCTGTGCGAAGGGCGTCTCGTCGTTCGACATCGCCAAACGGCTGGAGGACGCCGGCTACGAGAACGTCACCGTCGTCGAGGACGGCATGGAGGGCTGGAGCCGGGTCTACGACGTCGTCGACGTGCCCACGAGCGGCGACCTCGAAATCGTCCAGTTCCAGCGCCGCGCGAAGGGCTGTCTGGGCTACCTGATCGGGGACCCCGCCGCCGAGGTCGCGGCCGTGGTCGACCCGACGCGACACGTCGAGACCTTCGCCGCCGAGGCCTCCGACCGCGGCTACTCCATCGAGTTCGTCCTCGACACCCACGTCCACGCCGACCACCTCTCCGGCGGCCGCGAGTTGGCCGAGTACGTCGGCGCGACCTACTACCTCGGCGCCGACGCCGCCGACCGCGGCGTGAGCTACGACTACCGGCCGCTGGCCCGCAACGAGATCGTCTCCGTCGGCGAAATCGACCTCAAGGCCGTCCCGACGCCGGGACACACCTCGGAGATGGTGAGCTACCTCGTCGACGGCGAGGCGGTCCTGACCGGCGACACGCTGTTCGTGGACAGCGTGGGCCGTACCGAACTCCAGTTCGGCGACGGCGACGCGGCCTCGGGCGCGGAGATGCTCTACGACTCGCTGCACCGGACGCTGCTTTCGCTGCCCGACGACGTGACGGTCCTGCCGGGGCACTTCTCGCTCGCGGCCGACGGTACGACCTCGGTCACCCTCGGCGAGCCGGTGGCGACCACCGTCGGGAGCGCACGCACCGGGCTGGACCTCCTGACTGTCGACCGCGAGACGTTCGTCGAGCGGCTCACCGGGTCGCTGCCGGCAAAACCCGCGAACTACGAGACGATAATCGCCATCAACGCCGGGCGCGAGGCGCCCGACGACGAGGAGTCGGCGGTCGAACTGGAACTCGGACCGAACAACTGCGCGGCGACCGGGGACTGA
- a CDS encoding saccharopine dehydrogenase family protein, with protein sequence MTLLVYGAYGYTGELIAEEAVDRGVETVVAGRNEVRTEHLGRRLDCESRSFGVGEAPDHLEDVDAVLNCAGPFVDTYEPMVEACLETGTDYLDITGELSVFEAVAERDREAEQADVCLLPGVGFDVVPTDCLAGHLHDRLPGATDLALGFDPSGSVSKGTLASAIEHAGQGGKVRRNGDIVDVPSAHRSRRIDFGRGERNAVAIPWGDVSTAYYTTGIGNVEVYTAMPKAAERALRLGRPVLPLLEVEPVKRTLQSVAQLTVSGPSARQRERGACYVWGEATDGETTVTSRLKTPETYALTVDAATTAAERVLEGDQVGFETPAAAFTPEFVLELDGVEGFHDE encoded by the coding sequence ATGACGCTGCTCGTATACGGTGCCTACGGCTACACGGGCGAACTTATCGCCGAGGAGGCGGTCGACCGGGGCGTCGAGACGGTCGTCGCCGGCCGCAACGAGGTCAGGACCGAACACCTCGGCCGACGGCTGGACTGTGAGAGTCGGTCCTTCGGCGTCGGCGAGGCGCCCGACCACCTCGAGGACGTCGACGCCGTGCTCAACTGTGCCGGCCCGTTCGTCGACACCTACGAGCCGATGGTCGAGGCGTGTCTGGAGACGGGCACCGACTACCTCGACATCACCGGCGAACTGTCGGTCTTCGAGGCCGTCGCCGAACGCGACCGCGAGGCCGAGCAGGCCGACGTCTGTCTGCTTCCCGGGGTCGGCTTCGACGTGGTGCCGACGGACTGTCTGGCGGGCCACCTCCACGACCGCCTCCCGGGGGCGACCGACCTCGCTTTGGGGTTCGACCCCAGCGGCAGCGTCTCGAAGGGCACGCTTGCGTCCGCCATCGAACACGCCGGGCAGGGCGGGAAGGTGCGCCGGAACGGGGACATCGTCGACGTGCCGAGCGCCCACCGGAGCCGCCGCATCGACTTCGGGCGCGGCGAGCGCAACGCCGTCGCCATCCCGTGGGGGGACGTTTCGACGGCCTACTACACGACCGGCATCGGGAACGTCGAGGTGTACACGGCGATGCCGAAGGCGGCCGAGCGGGCGCTCCGGCTCGGCCGGCCGGTGCTGCCGCTGCTGGAGGTCGAACCGGTCAAGCGGACGCTGCAATCGGTCGCCCAACTGACAGTCTCGGGACCGTCCGCCCGCCAGCGCGAACGGGGCGCCTGCTACGTCTGGGGGGAGGCGACCGACGGCGAGACGACGGTCACCTCGCGGCTGAAGACGCCCGAGACGTACGCCCTGACCGTCGACGCCGCGACGACGGCCGCCGAGCGCGTCCTCGAGGGCGACCAGGTCGGCTTCGAGACGCCGGCGGCGGCCTTCACCCCCGAGTTCGTGCTGGAACTGGACGGCGTCGAGGGGTTCCACGACGAGTAG
- a CDS encoding TIGR04024 family LLM class F420-dependent oxidoreductase, giving the protein MTERDVVVPDGMDSLDAIADLAVRAESLDYDRLSVPEVTGRDAVTVLATLAERTDDIGLSNDVLSPWGRSPAMLGQTGVTLQEASDGRYRLGLGASSPDLTERWHLGSFERPLRRVRETIEILKQVSAGEQLDYDGTVFDGGGLRLRGVEPTEVSVDLAALGPKATELAGRFADGWVPQLFTPDALSERMDDLRRGADLGDRDPADLRVAVTVRSCALADADRARNVARRQLAFMIGAYGPYYRQSIARQGFDGETDAVHDAWREGDREAAVDAVTDEMVDGLVAAGSPDAVRETVQRFEAVDGVDAVRIGFFGEMTAEQRRRTMDVLA; this is encoded by the coding sequence ATGACCGAACGCGACGTCGTCGTCCCCGACGGGATGGACTCGCTGGACGCCATCGCCGACCTCGCCGTCCGGGCGGAGTCGCTGGACTACGATCGCCTGTCGGTGCCGGAGGTGACCGGCCGCGACGCGGTGACGGTGCTTGCGACGCTGGCCGAGCGGACCGACGACATCGGCCTCTCGAACGACGTTCTCTCGCCGTGGGGGCGCTCGCCCGCGATGCTCGGCCAGACCGGCGTCACGCTCCAGGAGGCGAGCGACGGCCGTTACCGGCTGGGGCTCGGCGCCTCCTCGCCCGACCTCACCGAGCGGTGGCACCTCGGCAGCTTCGAGCGGCCGCTGCGGCGCGTCCGGGAGACCATCGAAATCCTCAAGCAGGTGTCGGCCGGCGAGCAACTCGACTACGACGGCACCGTCTTCGATGGCGGCGGCCTCCGGCTTCGCGGCGTCGAACCGACCGAGGTATCGGTCGACCTCGCGGCGCTCGGCCCGAAGGCAACCGAACTCGCCGGTCGCTTCGCCGACGGCTGGGTGCCGCAACTGTTCACGCCCGACGCGCTGTCCGAGCGGATGGACGACCTCCGGCGCGGCGCGGACCTCGGCGACCGCGACCCCGCGGACCTCCGGGTCGCCGTCACCGTCCGCTCGTGTGCGCTGGCGGACGCCGACCGCGCCCGGAACGTCGCTCGCCGCCAGCTCGCGTTCATGATCGGCGCCTACGGACCCTACTACCGGCAGTCCATCGCCCGGCAGGGCTTCGACGGGGAGACCGACGCCGTCCACGACGCCTGGAGAGAGGGCGACCGCGAGGCGGCCGTCGACGCGGTCACCGACGAGATGGTCGACGGCCTCGTCGCCGCCGGGTCGCCCGATGCGGTCCGGGAGACCGTCCAGCGGTTCGAGGCCGTCGACGGCGTCGACGCCGTCCGGATCGGGTTCTTCGGGGAGATGACCGCCGAACAGCGCCGCCGGACGATGGACGTGCTGGCCTGA
- a CDS encoding helix-turn-helix domain-containing protein, translating to MISAGFRIQLPEHLWVSELSREFPAGEFRLLSGYKLDDHALELGEVVADSAGEAVAAMRSHPAIRSYELLESEPGRALGKYETTQTDLYEFAEHSTLAIEFPVVVRNGWYSFDLTGTREELDDLRSVLEASPLSYELESLVSRTETDSLLTERQREVLETAVREGYYAVPRECTLTDLADALGVDKSSVSTTLRRGEAKLVRSALVGPDTA from the coding sequence ATGATCAGCGCGGGGTTCCGCATCCAGTTGCCGGAGCACCTGTGGGTCTCGGAACTCTCCCGGGAGTTCCCGGCCGGGGAGTTCCGCCTGCTGTCCGGCTACAAGCTCGACGATCACGCGCTAGAACTCGGCGAAGTCGTGGCCGACTCCGCCGGGGAGGCCGTGGCCGCGATGCGTTCTCACCCCGCAATACGGTCCTACGAACTGCTGGAATCGGAGCCGGGACGGGCACTCGGCAAGTACGAGACGACCCAGACGGACCTCTACGAGTTCGCCGAGCACTCGACGCTGGCCATCGAGTTCCCGGTCGTGGTGCGGAACGGCTGGTACAGTTTCGACCTCACGGGGACCCGCGAGGAACTCGACGACCTCCGGTCGGTCCTCGAGGCGTCACCGCTGTCGTACGAACTGGAGTCGCTCGTGTCCCGGACCGAGACCGACTCGCTTCTGACCGAGCGCCAGCGGGAGGTCCTCGAAACAGCGGTCCGTGAGGGGTACTACGCAGTTCCCCGCGAGTGCACCCTGACCGACCTCGCCGACGCGCTCGGCGTCGACAAGTCCTCGGTGAGCACGACGCTCCGTCGTGGCGAGGCGAAACTGGTCAGGTCGGCGCTCGTCGGTCCCGACACCGCGTAG
- a CDS encoding two-component system sensor histidine kinase NtrB, whose translation MSEELSASAGDVPPALLGEAIEAAGHTVYVTDRDGVIRYVNPAFEEMTGYAAEEAIGKTPRMLKSGEQDADVYEGLWETITSGEVWRDELVNRRKSGETYVVDQTIAPITDETGTTTGFVAIAADVTDTYARKQQLERHNERLDEFGSILSHDIKNLLAVAAGTTELARETGDLSHLAKLEETHDRIEELTDEMRTMAEAGKTVGDEESVTLSAVLADAWAATATPAATVEIATGDLEVRADRSGLKRAFENLFCNAILYGGDDVSIEVGIEGDCLYVADDGPGIPPEERPTVFEKGYTTRAEGTGYGLAIVESVVEAHGWNVDVTESDAGGARFEIAGLDTARARSPASG comes from the coding sequence ATGAGCGAGGAACTGTCCGCCAGCGCGGGCGACGTGCCCCCGGCGCTCCTCGGGGAGGCCATCGAAGCTGCGGGCCACACGGTGTACGTCACCGACCGCGACGGCGTCATCCGGTACGTCAACCCGGCCTTCGAGGAGATGACCGGCTACGCCGCCGAGGAGGCAATCGGCAAGACGCCCCGGATGCTGAAGTCCGGCGAACAGGACGCCGACGTCTACGAGGGGCTGTGGGAGACGATCACGTCGGGGGAGGTCTGGCGGGACGAACTCGTCAACCGCCGGAAGTCGGGCGAGACCTACGTCGTCGACCAGACCATCGCACCGATCACCGACGAGACCGGGACGACGACGGGGTTCGTCGCCATCGCCGCCGACGTCACGGACACCTACGCCCGCAAGCAACAGCTCGAGCGACACAACGAGCGGCTCGACGAGTTCGGGTCTATCCTCAGTCACGACATCAAGAACCTCCTGGCCGTCGCCGCCGGCACGACCGAACTCGCCCGCGAGACGGGCGACCTCTCGCACCTGGCGAAACTGGAGGAGACCCACGACCGCATCGAGGAACTGACCGACGAGATGCGCACGATGGCGGAGGCCGGCAAGACCGTCGGGGATGAGGAGTCGGTGACGCTGTCGGCGGTGCTCGCGGACGCGTGGGCGGCGACGGCGACGCCCGCGGCGACCGTCGAGATAGCGACCGGCGACCTCGAGGTCCGGGCCGACAGGAGCGGCCTGAAACGGGCCTTCGAGAACCTGTTTTGCAACGCCATCCTGTACGGCGGCGACGACGTCTCCATCGAAGTCGGCATCGAGGGCGACTGCCTCTACGTGGCCGACGACGGTCCCGGGATTCCGCCCGAGGAACGGCCGACGGTGTTCGAGAAAGGCTACACGACGCGTGCGGAGGGCACCGGCTACGGCCTCGCCATCGTCGAGAGCGTCGTCGAGGCACACGGCTGGAACGTCGACGTGACCGAAAGCGATGCCGGCGGCGCCCGATTCGAGATCGCGGGGCTGGACACAGCGAGGGCACGGTCCCCGGCGTCGGGCTGA
- a CDS encoding NAD-dependent epimerase/dehydratase family protein translates to MQGKRVLVTGGAGFIGSNLANALAVDNDVVVVDDGYLGTPDNLDDAVEYHETSVLAEDLPTNVDVLFHLAALSSYAMHEDDPATGARVNVEGFVNTVEQAREDGCETVVYASTSSIYGSRTEPSPEDMPVAVNTGYEASKLARERYAEYFSNHYDVTMAGMRFFSVYQGYGGAEAHKGEYANVIAQFADDIASGEAPVLYGDGTQTRDFTHVDDIVRGLERAAENELDGIYNLGTGEAYSFNTVVELLNEELGADVDPEYVENPIPDSVYVHDTCADPSKMREATGWEPEIEFREGIRRVCEQYD, encoded by the coding sequence ATGCAGGGAAAGCGCGTTCTCGTCACCGGCGGCGCGGGCTTTATCGGCTCGAACCTCGCCAACGCACTGGCCGTAGACAACGACGTCGTGGTGGTCGACGACGGCTACCTGGGAACGCCCGACAATCTCGACGACGCCGTCGAGTACCACGAGACCAGCGTCCTCGCAGAGGACCTCCCCACGAACGTCGACGTGCTGTTTCACCTGGCGGCGCTGTCGTCCTATGCGATGCACGAGGACGACCCCGCCACGGGCGCCCGCGTGAACGTCGAGGGGTTCGTCAACACGGTCGAACAGGCCCGCGAGGACGGCTGTGAGACGGTCGTCTACGCCTCGACCTCCTCGATTTACGGCAGCCGAACCGAGCCCTCCCCGGAGGACATGCCGGTCGCCGTGAACACGGGCTACGAGGCGTCGAAACTCGCCCGCGAGCGCTACGCGGAGTACTTCTCGAACCACTACGACGTGACGATGGCGGGCATGCGCTTCTTCTCGGTGTACCAGGGCTACGGCGGCGCCGAGGCGCACAAGGGCGAGTACGCGAACGTCATCGCGCAGTTCGCCGACGACATCGCCAGCGGCGAGGCGCCCGTCCTGTACGGCGACGGCACCCAGACCCGCGATTTCACCCACGTCGACGACATCGTTCGTGGACTCGAACGGGCCGCCGAGAACGAACTGGACGGCATCTACAATCTGGGCACGGGCGAGGCCTACTCGTTCAACACCGTCGTCGAGTTGCTGAACGAGGAACTGGGCGCCGACGTCGACCCCGAGTACGTCGAGAACCCGATTCCCGACTCGGTGTACGTTCACGACACCTGCGCCGACCCCTCGAAGATGCGCGAGGCGACCGGCTGGGAGCCCGAAATCGAGTTCCGCGAGGGAATCCGGCGCGTCTGTGAACAGTACGACTGA
- a CDS encoding transposase: MSSSKSVLPSNDTVEQVFKALETETTALFEHLDVSFLTDYPVFAPDPRGRTRVHDPPELLKGVLHCFYHDIYGPRPMARELHNEDVWRQCGFERPPSRRTLSRFITDFELVAEDVFIELVHELAEQVPLGKLFRIDGTDIPVDHRDEDADWNYDHAEDAYYYGYGCCVVTAADNIPVAAAFTPGKKVDEETAMRVTRDALAVDTPRWFLGDSEFDMLGWHDWLLEQSVVPISPYNPRNTDDPPDIEYRVEERIKAHSDTVRLWQRQLDETYAERSRVETAIGVCKDLGLGTPRVRGRVRVKAHVFIALCLRLAVALANHHRGNDVASPTITL; the protein is encoded by the coding sequence GTGTCCAGCAGCAAGTCCGTCCTACCGAGTAACGATACGGTCGAACAGGTTTTCAAAGCACTGGAGACGGAGACAACGGCACTGTTCGAACACCTCGATGTCTCGTTTCTCACCGACTATCCCGTGTTCGCCCCCGATCCGAGGGGGCGAACACGGGTGCACGACCCACCAGAACTCCTGAAAGGTGTCCTCCACTGCTTCTACCACGATATCTACGGTCCTCGTCCGATGGCACGGGAACTCCACAACGAGGACGTCTGGCGACAGTGTGGCTTCGAGCGTCCGCCGTCCCGGCGGACACTCTCAAGATTCATCACCGACTTCGAACTGGTCGCCGAGGACGTATTCATCGAGTTAGTCCACGAGCTTGCCGAGCAAGTCCCGCTCGGCAAGCTCTTCCGCATCGACGGCACAGACATCCCCGTCGATCACCGTGACGAGGACGCTGACTGGAACTACGATCACGCAGAAGACGCCTACTACTACGGCTACGGTTGCTGTGTCGTCACTGCAGCAGACAATATTCCGGTTGCAGCGGCGTTCACTCCTGGGAAGAAGGTCGATGAGGAGACGGCGATGCGCGTCACGCGTGACGCGCTCGCCGTCGACACGCCACGCTGGTTCCTCGGTGATTCTGAGTTCGATATGCTGGGGTGGCACGACTGGCTGCTGGAGCAGTCAGTCGTGCCGATATCACCGTACAACCCACGGAATACAGACGATCCTCCAGACATAGAATACCGCGTCGAAGAACGAATCAAAGCACACAGCGACACAGTTCGTCTCTGGCAGCGCCAACTCGACGAGACGTATGCAGAACGCTCACGGGTTGAAACAGCGATTGGCGTCTGCAAGGATCTCGGCCTCGGGACCCCGCGGGTCCGAGGCCGAGTACGCGTCAAAGCACACGTCTTCATCGCTCTTTGCCTTCGATTGGCCGTTGCACTCGCTAATCACCATCGAGGAAACGATGTCGCCAGCCCAACCATCACGCTATGA
- a CDS encoding class I SAM-dependent methyltransferase: MNEPEDSYHGYTPVDYDEDSAADEAYQTCVSYIVEHAPIGRDDTVVDIGTGTGTVALELASKCERVLGRDIHEEWLRYARKKTAENGVENVSFGRGSFREPNVDEAVDVVVASYALYMAYDEGGKVELRAAIEGISSLNPRHLVVADKMFFGPPDSRGDYETLPRMGTVANLLADAGFTLTDVEIVSGSVGVLVATRTGR; encoded by the coding sequence ATGAACGAACCGGAGGACAGCTATCACGGGTACACGCCGGTGGACTACGACGAAGATAGTGCGGCGGACGAGGCGTACCAGACGTGCGTGTCGTACATCGTCGAACACGCACCGATCGGACGCGACGATACGGTGGTCGATATAGGTACGGGAACCGGAACCGTCGCGCTCGAACTCGCATCGAAGTGCGAACGCGTCCTCGGTCGAGACATCCACGAGGAGTGGCTTCGATACGCCCGAAAGAAGACAGCGGAGAACGGCGTCGAAAACGTCTCGTTCGGCCGTGGGTCGTTTCGGGAACCGAACGTGGACGAGGCGGTGGATGTCGTCGTCGCAAGTTACGCGCTCTACATGGCGTACGACGAGGGCGGTAAGGTGGAGCTACGGGCCGCAATCGAGGGCATTTCGTCGCTGAATCCCCGTCACCTCGTCGTTGCCGACAAGATGTTCTTCGGGCCACCGGACTCCCGTGGCGACTACGAGACACTCCCGCGGATGGGGACTGTTGCGAACCTGCTCGCCGATGCAGGTTTCACGCTCACCGACGTGGAGATCGTCAGTGGCTCCGTGGGCGTTCTCGTCGCTACTCGAACGGGTAGATAA
- a CDS encoding type II toxin-antitoxin system RelE family toxin — MSDGDWTWELSSKAQNDLAALDPHEQDRILDKLDEIVESPWRDPPDYGEPLQNSQRKKVRVGGFRLAVTFRQNERRIVVARIKRRGGAYTADDD; from the coding sequence ATGAGTGACGGCGACTGGACGTGGGAACTCTCATCGAAGGCTCAGAACGACCTCGCCGCGCTCGACCCCCACGAACAAGACCGTATTCTCGACAAACTCGACGAAATCGTCGAGTCGCCGTGGCGCGACCCACCCGATTACGGCGAACCACTGCAGAACAGTCAACGGAAGAAAGTGCGCGTTGGAGGGTTCCGGCTCGCCGTGACGTTCCGTCAGAACGAACGACGCATCGTGGTTGCTCGAATCAAGCGCCGTGGTGGTGCGTACACCGCCGACGATGACTGA
- a CDS encoding ribbon-helix-helix domain-containing protein, producing MSEATTENDEEDEIVTVNFKVTQSFLDEIDGTWQGRGFNSRSEFIRYTLRDAIEFPTFDRDELVALLEAEEDIRKGRTMSAEEAREQFGTGGDE from the coding sequence ATGTCTGAAGCAACCACCGAAAACGACGAAGAGGACGAAATCGTCACGGTGAACTTCAAAGTCACCCAGTCGTTTCTCGACGAGATAGACGGGACGTGGCAGGGACGCGGCTTCAACAGTCGGAGCGAGTTCATCCGGTATACGCTGCGCGACGCAATCGAGTTCCCGACGTTCGACCGCGACGAACTCGTGGCCCTCCTCGAAGCGGAAGAGGATATCCGCAAGGGGCGAACCATGAGCGCCGAAGAGGCGCGCGAGCAGTTCGGTACGGGCGGAGATGAGTGA